CGCGCTGATGCTCGGCGAGCCCGTGACGATGGCGACCGTGATCGCGACGGTCGCGATTCTCGGTAGTGTCGGCCTGTCGTTCTTGTTCGATCCGGCCCGCCGGCCCGCGGCGCGCGCGGCCGCCGACGCGTCATCGGCCGCGGCAGCCGTGGCCGTCGAATCGTCAGCGGGTACGACGGTAGCACCGGATGCGGCCGCGATGCCGGAGGCGGCGCCGATCCTCACGCCTTCCGCGGTACCGCTTGCGGTGCCGGCACCGGCCGCCATCGTGGACCCGGCCGCGGTCATGGATCCCGCGCCGGCATTCACGCTTGCGCCGGCCGACGAACCGGCCGCGTCTCGCGCCGACGTGTGACGCCGGCGCGAGACGCGACGTTCAGCGGTGCCGTGCGCCGCGGTGGTGGAACCAGCCAGCGAGCGCGGAAAACAGCAGGCCGGTCGCGCACATGCCGGTCCAGCCGAACGCGCGCCACGCGGCGACGCCGGCCGACGAGCCGAGCGCGCCGCCGATGAAGTAGCACACCATGTAGACAGTGTTCACGCGGCTGCGCGCCTCGGGCTTCAACGCGTAGATACGCGACTGGTTCGAGATCTGCGCGGCCTGCACGCCGACATCGAGCACGATCACGCCGATCACGAGCCCGGCGAGGCTCGTCCCCGACAGCGCGAAAATCACGAACGACGCCGCGAGCAGTGCGATCGCGAGCGAGATGATCGCGCGCGGGCCGCGCTTGTCCGCGAAACGGCCCGCGTATGGCGCGGCCAGCGCGCCCGCCGCGCCGACAATCCCGAAGAGTCCGGCGGCCTGCGGGCCGAGGTGGAACGGCGCGCCGGCGAGCAGCAGCGTAAGCACCGGCCAGAACGCGCTGAACGCTGCGAAGAGCGCGGCGCCCGTCAGCGATGCCTCGCGCAGCCCGCGCAGTTCCACCGCGAGGTGCCACATCGAGCCGAGCAGCTTGCCGTATGACAGGGTCGACGTCGGCGAGCTGCGCGGCAGGCGCAGCACGATCACCGCGGCCAGCGCGACGAGCGCCGCGACCGATGCACCGAACACTGCCCGCCAGCCGAAATATTCGGCGACGAAGCCGGCCGCCGTGCGCGCCAGCAGGATGCCGAGCAGCAGGCCGCTCATCACGGTGCCGACCGCATGCCCGCGCTCGGCCGGCGGCGCGATTTCGGCCGCGAACGGCACGGCCTGCTGCGCGATCGTCGCGAGCACGCCGATCGCGAGGCTCGCGCCGGCGAGCACCGCCAGCGACGGCGCGGTCGCGGCCACGATCAGCGCGATCGACAGGCCCGCGATCTGCATCAGGATCAGCCCGCGGCGATCGAAACGGTCGCCGAGCGGCGCGAGGAGGAACATGCCGGCCGCATAGCCGAGCTGCGTTGCGGTCGGCACCGCGCCGATCCATGACGCGCCGTCGGGAAAGGCGGAGCGGAAGCTGTCGAGCAGCGGCTGGTTGTAATAGATGTTCGCGACCGACACGCCCGCGATCGTCGCAAGCAGCAACAGCAAGCTGCGTGAGTAGTGGGGCGAGGCGGCGTCGGTCGGACGGTCGGTGGAGGCGGCGGACATGTCGGCAACGGAACGGAGTTGGGCGGCGTGGGCGGGGCCCGGCATCGGCTGCGCAGGCGCGCCGGGCCCCGATCGAGGGTGCCGATCATACCGGAGCGCGATGAATCCTGCCGGCCGGGCCGCCACACGACGGGCGGCACGGCCAGGCGTGACGGGCCGCCGATCGGTCGCTACTGGCGGCAACCGCCCGCAGCCGGCTGCCGTCGCGCGCGACGCGTGCCTTCAGTCGACCAGTTCGCCGCTCGGTTCATAGAACGGATAAGGCCCGTCGCCTTCGTCCACATACACGTGATGGGACACCACTCCCGCTTCTGGCGTATGGACGTGCACTGCGAATGCGGGCGGCTCGAGCCGGAACGCGGACGGCGCGTCCGCGCGCAAGTCGAATGCGACCTGGTGCGCGGGCGCCGGCACGGCCGATGCAAGCGTGCCGCCGAAGCGCGTGAACATCGTCCGGTGCACGTGGCCGCACAGCACGCGTTCGACATTTGGATAGCCGCGCAGCAGCGCATCGAGTTTCGCGGCGGCGGCGGGCGCGAGGCGCAGCGCGTCCATGTGCCCGATCCCGGATGCGAACGGCGGATGGTGCAGCGCGACGATCACCGGCCGGTCGCGTGCGGCGTCGAGCTGCGCGGCGAGCCACGCGAGCCGCGCGTCGCACAGGTCGCCGCGGCTCGCGCCGGGCACCTGCGAATCGAGCGCGAGCACCCGCACGGCGCCGACGTCGAGCGCGTACTGCACGAATTCGCCGTCCTGCAATTCGGGGCGATCGGCGAACGCGCGGCGCAGCCCCGCACGATCGTCGTGATTGCCGACCATCAGGTAATACGGAATCTCGAGCGATGCGAGGAGGTCGCGCAAATGACGGTATTCGTCGTCGTGACCGAAGTCGGTCAGGTCGCCCGTGACCAGCACCGCGTCAGGACGCGGCGCCAGCGCGTTCAGTTTCGCAATGCAGCGCGCGAGCGCGGCCGCGGTGTCGACGCGCCGGTACGCGAGCTGGCCCGGACGCTTGATGTGGAGATCGCTGATTTGAGCAAGCAGCATCGTTGTTCCTCGGAATATCTGATTATCTTGGGGCGGCGTCACGCGGCGAGTGCGATCAGGCCTTCCGCAACGATCGTGAGGCCGACCGCCGTGCCGTGCGCGAGCTCGATGCGGCCCGGCACGTCGATCACGAGCGGGTCGGGCGCCGCATGCTCGATCGTGAGCCGCGTGCGCTCGCCGAGGAACGCGCACGCACCGATCGCGCCGCGCAACGGCGCATGCGCGGGATCGGCGAGCTGCGCATCCTCCGGGCGGAAGAACCACTCGTCGGCGGCGTGCGGCGTGACGATCGAGCCACCCGTCGTCACGAGCGCGCCGTCGCGCCATTGTCCCGCAAGCCGGTTCAGCGTGCCGATGAACTGCGCGACCGTGCGGTTCGCCGGCCGGTAATAGATGTCGCGCGGCGTGCCGATCTGCTCGATGCGGCCCGCGCCCATCACGACGATCCGGTCGCCCAGTTCCATCGCCTCGGCCTGGTCGTGCGTGACGTACACGGTCGTCACGCCAAGCTCGCGCAGCAGCGCATTCATTTCGCGCCGCAGCACGTCGCGCAGCTTCGCGTCCAGCGCGGTCAGCGGCTCGTCGAGCAGCAGCACGCGCGGGCGCACCGCGAGCGCGCGTGCCAGCGCGACACGCTGGCGCTGGCCCCCCGACAGCTGATCGACCGGTTTGTCCGCATGCGCATCGAGCCGCATCATCGCGAGCAATTCGTCGACGCGTTCGCGCAGCGCGCGCGGCTCCGTCTTGCGGATCTTCAGTCCGTAGCCGACGTTGCCGCGCACCGTCAGGTTCGGAAATAGCGCGTAGTTCTGGAACACCATGCCGACCTGGCGGCGCTCGATCGGCAGCGCGGTCACGTCGTCGCCGCCGAACAGGATCGTGCCGCCGGCGTCCGGCGTGTCGAGGCCGGCGATCAGGCGCAGCGTCGTTGTCTTGCCGCAGCCGGACGGGCCGAGCAGCACGAGCGTCTCGCCCGCGCCGATCGACAGGTCGAGCGGCTCGAGCACGCGCGTGCCGCGGAACGTCTTCGCGCAGCGGGTCAGGGTGATGGGAGTGGATTCGAGTTTCATGGGAGCGGGAAAGTCAATGCAGGTCAGCGCGCGCGACGCTTCAGCGCACGCGTGCCGGACGGATCGACGCCGAGCCACTGCATCGCGACGAGAAGCGGCAGCGTCATCAGCAGGAACACGATCGTGTACGCGCTGCCGACTTCGAGGCGCAGCGATGCGTAGGTGTCGGCGAGCCCGACGGGCAGCGTCTTCGTATCGGGCGTGTGCAGCATCCACGTGAGGTTGAATTCGCCGATCGACAGTGTGAGCACCGCGAGCGCGCCCGCGACGATGCCGGGGCGCAGGTTCGGCAGCACGATCGTGACGAAGCGCGTGACGAACGACGCGCCGAGGCTCGCCGCGCCTTCCTCGAGCGTGCGCAGGTCGGCGCCGGCCGCGACGGCCGCGACCGCGCGCACCATGAACGGCAGCGTGAACACGACATGGCCGACGACGATGAACCACAGGCTCATCCGGAACGCGGTGAAGCCGCCGTACACGACCAGCAGCGCGAGCGCCGACGCGAGGCCCGGCAGCGCGACCGGCAGCACGAGCGCTTCCTCGATCACACGGGCGACGCGATTCTTGCTACGCGCGAGCGCGTAGCCGGCCGGCACGCCGACGACGAGCACGATCGCGAGCGTCGCGAACGCGACGCCGAGCGACAGCGCGACCGATCCCTGGTATTGCTGCCACACCTGGTCGAGCCAGCGCAGCGTGAGGCCGCTCGACAGCCCGCGGAAATAATTGACGGTGAGGCCCGCGAGCACCGACATCACGACGGGCACGATCAGGAACGCGCACAGCAGCAGCGTGACGGCCCATTGCAGCGTGGCGATCGCACGCGCGCCCGACACGCGCGGCGCGCGGCGCGCGGCGCCGGTCGCATGCGACGGGGCAGGCGCCGGCGACGGCGCGGACGAACCGGAAAGCGATTGCATGAAGAAATCCTCAGGCCGCGGCGGCGGCGGTGTGGCCGGTGAACCGGCGCGCGAGCGCGAGCACGGCCCACGTGACGATGCCGAGCACGATCGACAGGCCGGCCGCCGTTGCGATGTTCGCGTTCAGCGTGAACTCGGTGTAGATCGTCATCGGCAGCACGTTCAGGTCGGTGGCGAGCGTGAAGGCGGTGCCGAACGCGCCCATCGCGGTCGCGAAGCAGATCGCGCCGGCCGCGATCAGCCCCGGCGCGAGCGCCGGCAGCACGATGTCGACGAAGATGCGCCACGGCGACGCGCCGAGCGAGCGCGCGGCTTCTTCGAGCGACGCGTCGAGCTTCGACGCGGCCGCGATCACCGTGACGATCACGCGCGGAATCGAGAAGTACAGGTAGCCGACGAACAGCCCGGCAACCGAATAGGCGAACACCCACTTGTCGCCGGTCAGCTTCGCGGACAGCATCCCGATCAGCCCTTGCCGGCCGGCGAGCATGATCACCATGAAGCCGACCACGACGCCCGGGAACGCGAGCGGAAAGGTGAGCAGCGCGAGCAGCACGCGCTTGCCGGCGAATTCGCGGCGTGCGAGCAGCAGGCCCGAGATCGTCGACAGCGCGAGCGTCGCGAGCGTGACGCCGGCCGACAACACGACCGTCTCGCCGAGGCTCTTCATGTAGCGCGCGTTGGCGAGCAGTGCCGCGTACTGCGCGAAGAACGCGCCGTCGGCGGACACCCGCACGAGTGCCGCCATCGGCAGCAGCCAGAACGCGGCGAACACC
The sequence above is a segment of the Burkholderia diffusa genome. Coding sequences within it:
- a CDS encoding ABC transporter permease, producing the protein MLDLTFPLRWRVALVAPALAVFAAFWLLPMAALVRVSADGAFFAQYAALLANARYMKSLGETVVLSAGVTLATLALSTISGLLLARREFAGKRVLLALLTFPLAFPGVVVGFMVIMLAGRQGLIGMLSAKLTGDKWVFAYSVAGLFVGYLYFSIPRVIVTVIAAASKLDASLEEAARSLGASPWRIFVDIVLPALAPGLIAAGAICFATAMGAFGTAFTLATDLNVLPMTIYTEFTLNANIATAAGLSIVLGIVTWAVLALARRFTGHTAAAAA
- a CDS encoding MFS transporter, whose product is MSAASTDRPTDAASPHYSRSLLLLLATIAGVSVANIYYNQPLLDSFRSAFPDGASWIGAVPTATQLGYAAGMFLLAPLGDRFDRRGLILMQIAGLSIALIVAATAPSLAVLAGASLAIGVLATIAQQAVPFAAEIAPPAERGHAVGTVMSGLLLGILLARTAAGFVAEYFGWRAVFGASVAALVALAAVIVLRLPRSSPTSTLSYGKLLGSMWHLAVELRGLREASLTGAALFAAFSAFWPVLTLLLAGAPFHLGPQAAGLFGIVGAAGALAAPYAGRFADKRGPRAIISLAIALLAASFVIFALSGTSLAGLVIGVIVLDVGVQAAQISNQSRIYALKPEARSRVNTVYMVCYFIGGALGSSAGVAAWRAFGWTGMCATGLLFSALAGWFHHRGARHR
- a CDS encoding ABC transporter ATP-binding protein; protein product: MKLESTPITLTRCAKTFRGTRVLEPLDLSIGAGETLVLLGPSGCGKTTTLRLIAGLDTPDAGGTILFGGDDVTALPIERRQVGMVFQNYALFPNLTVRGNVGYGLKIRKTEPRALRERVDELLAMMRLDAHADKPVDQLSGGQRQRVALARALAVRPRVLLLDEPLTALDAKLRDVLRREMNALLRELGVTTVYVTHDQAEAMELGDRIVVMGAGRIEQIGTPRDIYYRPANRTVAQFIGTLNRLAGQWRDGALVTTGGSIVTPHAADEWFFRPEDAQLADPAHAPLRGAIGACAFLGERTRLTIEHAAPDPLVIDVPGRIELAHGTAVGLTIVAEGLIALAA
- a CDS encoding ABC transporter permease — its product is MQSLSGSSAPSPAPAPSHATGAARRAPRVSGARAIATLQWAVTLLLCAFLIVPVVMSVLAGLTVNYFRGLSSGLTLRWLDQVWQQYQGSVALSLGVAFATLAIVLVVGVPAGYALARSKNRVARVIEEALVLPVALPGLASALALLVVYGGFTAFRMSLWFIVVGHVVFTLPFMVRAVAAVAAGADLRTLEEGAASLGASFVTRFVTIVLPNLRPGIVAGALAVLTLSIGEFNLTWMLHTPDTKTLPVGLADTYASLRLEVGSAYTIVFLLMTLPLLVAMQWLGVDPSGTRALKRRAR
- a CDS encoding phosphodiesterase codes for the protein MLLAQISDLHIKRPGQLAYRRVDTAAALARCIAKLNALAPRPDAVLVTGDLTDFGHDDEYRHLRDLLASLEIPYYLMVGNHDDRAGLRRAFADRPELQDGEFVQYALDVGAVRVLALDSQVPGASRGDLCDARLAWLAAQLDAARDRPVIVALHHPPFASGIGHMDALRLAPAAAAKLDALLRGYPNVERVLCGHVHRTMFTRFGGTLASAVPAPAHQVAFDLRADAPSAFRLEPPAFAVHVHTPEAGVVSHHVYVDEGDGPYPFYEPSGELVD